In the Bradyrhizobium guangzhouense genome, one interval contains:
- a CDS encoding DUF6719 family protein: protein MSPVASLGRAAGLLLLIFSALASAANATTVGREQDIVDLKLGQRVQVDDGTCPAGQVKEVRGSKMTDKGVARTASCVPRFGPKSR from the coding sequence ATGTCACCTGTCGCCTCACTCGGCCGCGCAGCCGGTCTTCTGCTCCTGATCTTCTCCGCGCTTGCTTCGGCGGCAAACGCGACCACGGTTGGGCGTGAGCAGGATATCGTTGATCTCAAGCTCGGCCAGCGCGTGCAGGTGGATGACGGAACCTGTCCGGCAGGACAGGTCAAGGAAGTGCGCGGCTCGAAGATGACGGACAAGGGCGTGGCGCGAACGGCATCCTGCGTGCCGCGGTTCGGTCCGAAGTCGAGGTGA
- a CDS encoding PLP-dependent aminotransferase family protein, translating into MQKIPTNSLSSAKAELPLDLTGPHITAGASSAHRLYQALCEMIVSGLVMPGEPLPPSRTLAGQTGFRRNAVVTAYERLIADGFAQATVGSGTFVAARIPARAAATKKPKVIVETPKQGALSLGCTHIDERAVQRFRAFVGRRMRAFGGEHLHYGDPRGSRELRVAIADHLLSARGLRCDPDQIMLTSGTLHTLRIVLGALLKPSDQVWCEDPGYPTARKAITQCGYRTIPVPVDAQGLQVAKGRTAAPHARAAYVTPSHQFPLGVQMSMPRRLELLDWAKQAGAFVFEDDYDSEFRYDGAPLMSLAGIDHLQRVIYMGTFAKTLFPGLRIGYCALPERLIGDVTAARAALDRFPATLMEGAVADMLNSGAFAANLKRVRKLYREARDALAETLEAASDGALSVPVPSQGLHLVARFDPSVASAVAAEAKQAADAEGWLLADTYARVRPLPGFVLGFSGHAVPQLVAAAERLAKESRARLRAKGRQARRA; encoded by the coding sequence ATGCAAAAAATTCCGACCAATTCACTCTCCTCGGCGAAGGCCGAGCTGCCGCTCGATCTCACCGGGCCGCACATCACCGCCGGTGCCTCCTCGGCGCACCGGTTGTACCAGGCGCTGTGCGAGATGATCGTTTCTGGCCTCGTCATGCCAGGCGAGCCGCTGCCGCCATCGCGCACGCTGGCCGGGCAGACCGGCTTTCGGCGCAACGCGGTGGTCACAGCTTACGAGCGCCTGATTGCCGACGGATTTGCGCAAGCAACCGTCGGCTCCGGCACGTTCGTGGCCGCGCGCATACCGGCGCGCGCCGCCGCCACCAAGAAACCGAAAGTGATCGTCGAGACGCCGAAACAAGGCGCACTCTCGCTTGGCTGCACCCATATCGACGAGCGCGCGGTGCAACGCTTTCGTGCCTTCGTCGGCCGGCGGATGCGCGCCTTTGGTGGCGAGCACCTGCATTATGGCGACCCGCGCGGCAGCCGTGAGCTGCGCGTCGCGATCGCCGATCATCTGCTGTCGGCGCGAGGCTTGCGCTGCGATCCCGACCAGATCATGCTCACGTCAGGCACGTTGCATACGCTGCGCATCGTGCTGGGCGCTCTCTTGAAACCGAGCGATCAAGTCTGGTGCGAGGATCCCGGCTATCCCACTGCGCGTAAGGCGATCACACAATGCGGTTACCGCACGATCCCCGTTCCCGTTGACGCGCAGGGCCTGCAAGTCGCGAAGGGCCGCACCGCCGCACCACACGCACGCGCGGCCTATGTCACACCGTCGCATCAGTTTCCGCTGGGCGTGCAGATGTCGATGCCGCGCCGGCTCGAGCTGCTGGACTGGGCGAAGCAGGCCGGCGCCTTTGTATTCGAGGACGATTACGACAGCGAGTTCCGCTATGACGGCGCGCCATTGATGTCGCTCGCCGGCATCGACCATCTGCAGCGCGTGATCTACATGGGCACCTTCGCCAAGACTCTGTTTCCAGGCTTGCGCATCGGCTATTGCGCCCTCCCCGAACGCCTGATCGGCGACGTCACGGCCGCGCGCGCCGCACTCGATCGCTTCCCTGCGACGCTGATGGAAGGCGCGGTCGCCGACATGCTCAATTCCGGCGCATTCGCGGCGAACCTGAAGCGGGTGCGAAAGCTCTATCGTGAGGCGCGCGATGCGCTGGCCGAAACGCTCGAAGCCGCATCCGATGGCGCGCTGTCGGTCCCGGTGCCGTCACAAGGCCTGCACCTCGTGGCACGGTTCGATCCATCGGTTGCCTCCGCGGTCGCGGCTGAGGCGAAGCAGGCGGCAGACGCGGAAGGCTGGCTGCTCGCCGACACCTATGCGCGGGTACGGCCCCTGCCCGGTTTCGTGCTGGGATTTTCGGGGCACGCGGTTCCACAGCTCGTAGCCGCCGCGGAACGACTTGCAAAGGAATCGCGCGCCAGATTGCGCGCCAAGGGCCGTCAGGCCCGGCGGGCCTGA
- a CDS encoding CreA family protein, producing MSSRFPGLSGIRLKGLALFLLAVVLPATGAQAADEPDLIFRRSTVFKWMSPNDKLATYGLDDPEVEGVACHFTVPERGGFKGWLGLAEEVSDVSLACRQIGPIKFREKMEQGDDMFRRRRSLFFKKMQIVRGCDAKRNVLVYMVYSDKLIEGSPKNSTSTVPIIPWGPADANVQKCGDFFTQ from the coding sequence ATGTCATCTCGTTTCCCCGGTCTTTCCGGCATCCGCTTGAAAGGCCTCGCTTTATTCCTCCTGGCTGTGGTCTTGCCCGCGACGGGCGCGCAAGCCGCCGACGAGCCGGATCTCATCTTCCGCCGCTCGACGGTATTCAAGTGGATGAGCCCGAATGACAAGCTCGCGACCTACGGCCTCGACGACCCCGAGGTCGAGGGCGTGGCCTGTCATTTCACGGTGCCGGAGAGAGGGGGCTTCAAAGGCTGGCTGGGACTTGCCGAAGAGGTTTCGGACGTCTCGCTCGCCTGCCGCCAGATCGGGCCGATCAAGTTCAGGGAGAAGATGGAGCAGGGCGACGACATGTTCCGCAGGCGCCGCTCGCTCTTCTTCAAGAAGATGCAGATCGTGCGCGGCTGTGACGCCAAGCGCAATGTGCTGGTCTACATGGTCTATTCGGACAAGCTGATCGAGGGATCGCCGAAGAACTCGACCTCGACCGTGCCGATCATACCGTGGGGACCGGCCGACGCGAACGTCCAGAAGTGCGGCGACTTCTTCACTCAGTGA
- a CDS encoding L,D-transpeptidase, translated as MNSVNGSPFSATPVRLWQVAILAAAGAIGTASQAEAAFYYYPDYSDGAYGRQPRYIEEPRLKPQKRRAAAARNKKETVVEKETGAKPQGPLVIVVSIERQKVTIYDSNGVFAEAPVSTGMKGHATPMGVFSVIQKHKFHHSNIYSGAPMPYMQRITWSGVAMHAGVLPGYPASHGCIRMPMAFAVKMWNWTKMGARVIVTPGQMAPQSFSHPMLASLRVPPQPAASLQPTTSVGDKADKGAPDTKVADAKPVETKTASADGVLELRSTVGHTVMSDATTGNAPVREEAAKTEVETEVKTDTKSDEASEPAKQPDTVAKTDESAKPADAASIEAKPTEAAEAPKATSDEKPVDKVETIKSEQSEPAKVEVPKAEAPAQAALPDAKKDQTRIADPAPSVKPDLPKRTGQIAVFISRKDSKLYVRQNFAPLFDVPVTIAASDRPLGTHVFTAEVDKSDSNALHWSVVSLPVSVRAAARDDDGRVVHRRGAAVIPVAAKPVVTPDSPAEALDRITIPADAMAKINEMLTSGGSVIVSDQGINQGETGEGTDFIVRLY; from the coding sequence ATGAATAGCGTGAACGGGTCCCCTTTTTCGGCCACGCCTGTCAGGCTGTGGCAGGTCGCGATTTTGGCGGCGGCGGGCGCGATCGGAACGGCGAGCCAGGCGGAAGCAGCGTTTTACTATTATCCGGATTACTCGGACGGAGCCTACGGACGGCAGCCGCGGTACATCGAGGAGCCGCGACTGAAGCCGCAGAAGCGCCGCGCGGCAGCCGCAAGGAACAAGAAAGAGACCGTCGTCGAGAAAGAGACCGGCGCGAAACCGCAAGGTCCGCTCGTCATCGTGGTCTCGATCGAGCGGCAGAAGGTGACGATCTACGACTCCAACGGCGTCTTCGCGGAAGCACCGGTGTCGACCGGCATGAAGGGCCACGCGACGCCGATGGGTGTGTTCAGCGTCATCCAGAAGCACAAATTCCACCACTCCAACATCTATAGCGGCGCGCCGATGCCGTACATGCAGCGGATCACCTGGTCCGGCGTCGCCATGCATGCCGGCGTGCTGCCGGGCTATCCGGCCTCGCACGGTTGCATCCGCATGCCGATGGCATTCGCGGTGAAGATGTGGAACTGGACCAAGATGGGCGCGCGCGTGATCGTCACGCCGGGCCAGATGGCGCCGCAAAGCTTCTCGCATCCGATGCTCGCGTCCCTGCGCGTCCCGCCGCAGCCCGCAGCCAGCCTCCAGCCGACGACGAGCGTCGGCGACAAGGCGGACAAGGGCGCGCCTGACACCAAGGTCGCGGACGCAAAGCCTGTTGAAACGAAGACCGCCAGCGCCGACGGCGTGCTCGAGCTGCGCTCCACGGTCGGCCACACCGTGATGTCGGATGCGACCACCGGCAATGCGCCGGTTCGCGAAGAAGCCGCCAAGACTGAGGTCGAGACTGAGGTCAAGACCGACACCAAGTCTGACGAGGCTTCCGAACCGGCCAAGCAGCCCGATACAGTTGCGAAGACGGACGAATCCGCCAAGCCCGCCGATGCGGCGAGCATCGAAGCAAAGCCCACGGAGGCTGCGGAAGCTCCCAAGGCGACGTCAGACGAGAAGCCGGTCGACAAGGTCGAGACCATCAAGTCCGAACAGTCCGAACCCGCGAAGGTCGAGGTGCCGAAGGCGGAAGCGCCCGCGCAAGCTGCTTTGCCCGATGCGAAGAAAGACCAGACCCGCATCGCCGATCCCGCGCCTTCCGTAAAGCCGGACCTGCCGAAGCGGACCGGCCAGATTGCGGTGTTCATCAGCCGCAAGGACTCCAAGCTCTATGTGCGGCAGAACTTCGCGCCGCTGTTCGACGTGCCCGTCACGATCGCGGCGAGCGATCGGCCGCTCGGGACCCATGTCTTCACGGCCGAGGTCGACAAGTCCGATTCGAATGCGCTGCACTGGTCGGTGGTGTCGCTGCCGGTTTCCGTCCGTGCTGCGGCACGCGACGATGATGGCCGTGTCGTGCACCGGCGTGGCGCCGCCGTGATCCCTGTTGCCGCAAAGCCCGTGGTGACGCCCGATAGCCCGGCCGAGGCCCTGGATCGCATCACGATCCCGGCCGACGCCATGGCGAAGATCAACGAGATGCTCACGTCGGGCGGCTCGGTCATCGTCTCCGACCAGGGCATCAACCAGGGTGAGACCGGCGAAGGCACCGACTTCATCGTCCGCCTTTACTGA
- the kynA gene encoding tryptophan 2,3-dioxygenase: MTSNDYDPSSEGAETDFARRMSYGDYLSLDAILGAQHPLSEAHDEMLFIIQHQTTELWMRLAIHELSAARRAIAKDEVAPAMKTLARMSRIFEQLNNAWDVLRTMTPSEYTRFRSQLGQSSGFQSRQYRLIEYLLGNRNHAMLKPHAHDLETTKLLEAELATPSLYDEVLRLANRNGLKMPAAVLARDVRETHSFSEGVLHAWREVYQAPETHWMLYELAEKLVDFEDYFRRWRFNHVTTVERVIGFKRGTGGTGGVSYLKRMLEVELFPELWRVRTIL, encoded by the coding sequence ATGACGTCCAACGATTACGATCCCTCAAGCGAAGGCGCCGAGACTGATTTTGCCCGGCGCATGTCCTATGGCGACTATCTGTCGCTGGACGCGATCCTCGGCGCACAGCATCCGCTCTCCGAAGCCCATGACGAGATGCTGTTCATCATCCAGCATCAGACCACCGAGCTGTGGATGCGGCTTGCCATCCACGAGCTCAGCGCCGCACGGCGTGCCATCGCCAAGGACGAGGTGGCGCCGGCGATGAAGACGCTGGCGCGGATGTCGCGCATCTTCGAGCAGCTCAACAACGCCTGGGACGTGCTGCGGACGATGACGCCGAGCGAATATACCCGCTTCCGCTCCCAGCTTGGCCAGTCCTCGGGCTTCCAGTCGCGGCAGTACCGTTTGATCGAATATCTGCTCGGCAATCGTAACCACGCCATGCTGAAGCCGCACGCGCACGATTTGGAAACGACAAAACTGCTCGAGGCTGAGCTCGCGACGCCCAGCCTCTACGACGAGGTGCTGCGTCTTGCGAACCGCAACGGCCTCAAGATGCCGGCCGCAGTGCTGGCGCGCGACGTCCGCGAGACCCACAGCTTTAGCGAGGGCGTGCTTCACGCCTGGCGCGAGGTCTACCAGGCGCCGGAGACGCACTGGATGCTCTACGAGCTTGCCGAGAAGCTGGTCGATTTCGAGGATTATTTCCGGCGCTGGCGCTTCAACCATGTCACCACGGTCGAGCGCGTCATCGGCTTCAAGCGCGGCACCGGTGGCACCGGCGGCGTCAGCTACCTCAAGCGCATGCTGGAGGTCGAGCTGTTCCCCGAACTCTGGCGCGTGCGCACAATTCTGTAG
- a CDS encoding DUF2161 domain-containing phosphodiesterase, producing METALYLPVKRFLEGLGFDVKGEIRGCDLVGLSAGDPPVVVIGELKLAFNLELILQAVDRAPAGDEIWIAARLSARGKGRESDARYRNLCRRLGFGMLGVTDKGEVEVLVKPPTAAPRREPKTRSRLVAEHQRRQGDPVLGGSTRAPIMTAYRQQALACASELAAGPRRVRELRERCPDAGKILLNNVYGWFERADRGIYGLTAAGHAALKRWPQQRIEIGALSPSGHPSGA from the coding sequence TTGGAAACCGCGCTCTACCTCCCCGTCAAACGCTTCCTCGAAGGCCTCGGCTTCGACGTGAAGGGCGAGATCCGCGGCTGCGATCTCGTCGGCCTGAGCGCCGGCGATCCGCCTGTCGTGGTGATCGGCGAGCTCAAGCTCGCCTTCAATCTCGAACTGATCCTGCAAGCGGTCGATCGCGCACCGGCGGGCGACGAGATCTGGATCGCGGCCAGACTATCGGCGCGCGGCAAGGGCCGCGAGAGCGACGCGCGCTATCGCAATCTGTGTCGCCGCCTCGGCTTCGGTATGCTCGGGGTAACCGACAAGGGCGAGGTCGAGGTGCTGGTGAAGCCGCCGACCGCCGCACCGCGCCGCGAGCCGAAGACGCGCTCCCGGCTCGTCGCGGAACATCAGCGCCGCCAGGGCGACCCCGTGCTCGGCGGCAGCACGCGCGCGCCGATCATGACGGCGTACCGGCAACAGGCGCTGGCCTGCGCATCCGAACTCGCGGCAGGCCCGCGGCGGGTGCGCGAACTGCGCGAGCGATGTCCCGATGCCGGCAAGATCTTGCTTAACAACGTGTATGGCTGGTTCGAGCGCGCCGACCGGGGAATCTACGGGCTGACCGCGGCGGGACATGCGGCGTTGAAACGCTGGCCGCAGCAACGGATTGAGATCGGTGCCCTGTCACCGTCAGGACACCCGAGCGGTGCATAG
- a CDS encoding alpha/beta hydrolase → MRDWDDAYANSAHIPGSDKMPAQWAERAAAYRAGLKDFRPDIAYGSGERHRFDLILPDGDSKGLVVFVHGGYWMRFDKSAWTDLAEGARHHGWTVCLPSYTLTPAARISDITAEIAAAIAKAASLVAGPIRLAGHSAGGHLVTRMLCDDSRLEPPFFNRIAGTLSISGLHDLRPLLKTRMNDTLRMTMEEATLESAALHVPRGHSPVTAWVGGSERPEFIRQSDLLANVWTGFDVPTRLVVDPGLNHFTVIDALRDPASQITARLIGLD, encoded by the coding sequence ATGCGCGATTGGGATGATGCTTACGCCAATTCGGCCCATATCCCGGGCTCGGACAAGATGCCGGCGCAATGGGCGGAGCGGGCGGCGGCTTACCGGGCAGGGCTGAAGGATTTTCGCCCCGATATCGCCTACGGCTCCGGCGAGCGTCATCGTTTCGACCTGATCCTGCCCGACGGCGACAGCAAGGGTCTCGTCGTGTTCGTGCACGGCGGCTACTGGATGCGCTTCGACAAATCGGCCTGGACGGATCTCGCCGAAGGCGCGCGGCATCACGGCTGGACGGTTTGCTTGCCGAGCTACACGTTGACGCCGGCCGCGCGCATCTCCGACATCACGGCGGAGATCGCCGCGGCGATTGCGAAAGCCGCTTCGCTCGTCGCGGGACCTATCCGACTCGCCGGCCATTCGGCGGGCGGCCATCTCGTCACGCGCATGCTGTGCGACGACAGCCGGCTCGAGCCTCCGTTCTTCAACCGCATCGCCGGTACGCTCTCGATCAGCGGATTGCACGATCTGCGGCCGCTGTTGAAGACCAGGATGAACGACACGCTGCGGATGACCATGGAGGAGGCAACGCTGGAGAGCGCGGCGTTGCACGTGCCGCGCGGGCATTCGCCCGTCACCGCCTGGGTCGGCGGCAGCGAGCGGCCGGAATTCATCCGCCAGTCCGATCTGCTGGCCAACGTCTGGACCGGTTTCGACGTGCCGACGCGCCTTGTCGTCGATCCCGGGCTCAACCATTTCACCGTGATTGACGCGCTGAGGGATCCGGCGTCGCAAATCACCGCGCGCCTGATCGGGCTCGATTGA
- a CDS encoding GNAT family N-acetyltransferase produces the protein MTLDETVRTTSVPGYVRTLSQQEELPLLRDHLLRLDAESRHDRFNGFLDDSFIERYAARCADDGTVIVAYIVDGVVRGAAELHPPEGDSLPEVAFSVEASARRQNVGTVLFSRLIAEARWKGYKSLRITTGAENHAMRALAKKFGAHLQFRQGESTGTIDLTKTPEDELADLAAAPFKAGRALLSFNSTCWKLISSMYGNRAA, from the coding sequence GTGACACTTGATGAGACCGTCCGCACGACGTCCGTTCCGGGCTATGTGCGGACCCTGAGCCAGCAGGAAGAGTTGCCGCTGCTGCGCGATCACTTGCTCAGGCTCGATGCCGAAAGCCGGCACGACCGCTTCAACGGTTTTCTCGACGACAGTTTTATCGAGCGCTACGCGGCCCGCTGCGCGGATGATGGCACCGTGATCGTTGCCTATATCGTCGACGGCGTGGTCCGTGGTGCAGCCGAGCTGCATCCGCCGGAGGGCGATTCGCTGCCCGAAGTCGCTTTCAGCGTGGAGGCTTCTGCCCGCCGCCAGAACGTCGGCACGGTATTGTTCAGCCGCCTGATCGCGGAAGCGCGCTGGAAGGGCTACAAGAGCCTGCGCATCACCACCGGCGCGGAGAATCACGCCATGCGTGCGCTCGCCAAGAAGTTCGGCGCGCACCTGCAATTCCGCCAGGGCGAATCGACCGGCACGATCGACTTGACCAAGACGCCCGAGGACGAGCTTGCCGATCTCGCCGCGGCGCCGTTCAAGGCTGGCCGCGCGCTGCTCAGCTTCAACTCGACCTGCTGGAAGCTGATCTCCAGCATGTACGGCAATCGCGCGGCCTGA
- a CDS encoding pyridoxamine 5'-phosphate oxidase family protein — MRRYNWPGSVEDTTGAAVSQTESQKSYQESYPTSVRNQVKRRHDRGFYDHAIVHRILDSSMLCHVSYVIDGQPYCTPTFFWREGTKLYWHGSSASRMLRNQARGERVCLTVAHLDSLVLARCGFNHSADYRAVMAFGTAYLVTDPAEKERAVVAMVDRFFPDRTASLRASNFQEIKATSFIAMEIEEASAKVRAKGVADDDEDYELPIYAERIPVRTVLGAPEPCPRLLDGVSRPATLNGYSEGRLLEDALRDAYFVEYPNG; from the coding sequence ATGCGACGCTACAACTGGCCTGGAAGTGTTGAAGACACGACAGGAGCGGCCGTGAGCCAGACCGAAAGCCAAAAGTCCTATCAAGAATCCTATCCGACATCAGTGCGCAACCAGGTGAAGCGCCGGCACGACCGCGGCTTCTACGATCACGCTATCGTTCACCGCATCCTGGATTCCTCGATGCTGTGCCACGTCTCCTACGTGATCGACGGTCAGCCCTATTGCACGCCGACTTTCTTCTGGCGCGAGGGGACCAAGCTCTATTGGCACGGCTCGAGCGCCAGCCGCATGCTGCGCAACCAGGCCAGGGGCGAGCGGGTTTGCCTGACGGTCGCCCATCTCGACAGCCTCGTGCTGGCGCGCTGTGGCTTCAACCACTCTGCCGACTACCGCGCGGTGATGGCGTTCGGCACCGCCTATCTCGTCACCGATCCCGCGGAGAAGGAGCGCGCCGTGGTCGCGATGGTCGACCGCTTCTTCCCGGATCGCACCGCGAGCCTGCGCGCCAGCAACTTCCAGGAGATCAAGGCGACCTCATTCATCGCGATGGAGATCGAGGAGGCCTCCGCGAAAGTCCGCGCCAAAGGTGTCGCCGACGACGATGAGGACTACGAATTGCCCATTTATGCCGAGCGCATTCCGGTCCGAACCGTTCTCGGCGCGCCGGAGCCGTGCCCGCGGTTGCTCGATGGTGTGAGCCGGCCCGCGACATTAAATGGCTATTCCGAAGGCCGCCTGCTCGAAGATGCATTGCGGGATGCATATTTTGTGGAGTACCCGAACGGCTGA
- the kynU gene encoding kynureninase, producing the protein MSRLRVYDDTKALFHLPEGVIYLDGNSLGALPLGVAERVGRVITTEWGNELIRAWNTAGWYAQPRHVGDRIARLIGAEAGSVMVGDTLSLKVYQALAAALDMNASRKIVLSDTGNFPTDLYMAEGLIATLGRGHQLRLVALEEIEASLSEEIAVLYITEVDYRTGRRHDMAKLTARAHALDIVTVWDLAHSAGALPVDLAGCGVDFAAGCTYKYINAGPGAPAFLYVAPRHADGARAALSGWMGHAKPFAFELGYAAAGGVERMRVGTPPVLAMAALEASLDIWDRVDLKEVRARSLALGDLLIAEVERRCPSLELVTPRAHECRGSQVSFAFEGGYAAMQALIARGLIGDFRAPDIMRFGITPLYIGESEIIRAAEIIEEVIVGEVWRRPEYQVVNAVT; encoded by the coding sequence ATGTCCAGGCTTCGCGTCTACGACGACACCAAAGCGCTGTTTCATTTGCCTGAGGGCGTGATCTATCTCGACGGCAATTCGCTCGGCGCGCTGCCGCTTGGCGTTGCCGAGCGCGTTGGCCGCGTCATCACCACCGAGTGGGGAAATGAGCTGATCCGCGCCTGGAACACGGCAGGCTGGTATGCCCAGCCGCGCCATGTCGGCGATCGCATCGCCCGGCTGATCGGCGCGGAGGCGGGTTCGGTGATGGTGGGCGATACGCTATCGCTCAAGGTCTACCAGGCGCTCGCCGCCGCGCTCGACATGAACGCATCGCGCAAGATCGTGCTTTCCGACACCGGCAACTTCCCGACCGATCTCTACATGGCCGAAGGCCTGATCGCGACGCTCGGCCGAGGTCATCAGCTGCGCCTGGTTGCTCTGGAGGAGATCGAGGCTTCGCTGTCGGAAGAGATCGCCGTCCTCTACATTACCGAGGTCGACTACCGCACCGGCCGTCGTCACGACATGGCGAAGCTGACCGCAAGGGCGCATGCGCTGGATATCGTCACGGTTTGGGACCTCGCACATTCGGCCGGCGCGCTGCCGGTCGATCTCGCCGGCTGCGGCGTCGATTTCGCTGCGGGGTGCACCTACAAATACATCAATGCCGGCCCGGGCGCGCCGGCCTTTCTCTACGTCGCGCCGCGTCATGCCGATGGCGCGCGTGCCGCTTTGTCCGGATGGATGGGCCACGCCAAGCCGTTTGCGTTTGAGCTTGGTTATGCGGCCGCCGGCGGCGTCGAGCGCATGCGTGTCGGTACACCGCCGGTGCTGGCGATGGCGGCGCTGGAGGCTTCGCTCGACATCTGGGATCGTGTCGACCTCAAGGAGGTCCGTGCCCGCTCGCTGGCGCTGGGCGATCTCCTGATCGCTGAGGTCGAGCGCCGTTGTCCATCTCTAGAGCTCGTGACCCCGCGGGCACATGAGTGCCGCGGCTCCCAGGTCTCTTTCGCCTTCGAAGGCGGCTACGCCGCGATGCAGGCCCTGATCGCCCGCGGTCTGATCGGCGATTTTCGCGCGCCTGACATCATGCGGTTCGGCATCACGCCGCTGTACATCGGCGAGAGCGAGATCATCCGGGCGGCCGAAATTATTGAGGAAGTGATCGTGGGTGAAGTGTGGCGGCGGCCGGAATATCAGGTCGTCAATGCAGTGACGTGA
- a CDS encoding PaaI family thioesterase, giving the protein MTPLEKLKAMKMPFAELKGVEFIEAGKDRVIARMTVRPDLCTLHHTIHGGAVMALADSVGAAATVINLPEDAKGTTTLESKTNFIGGAKEGATVIATATPVHRGRRTQVWTTRLETEDGKLVAVVTQTQLVL; this is encoded by the coding sequence ATGACGCCGCTCGAGAAGCTCAAAGCGATGAAGATGCCGTTCGCCGAGCTCAAGGGCGTCGAATTCATCGAAGCCGGCAAGGATCGCGTCATTGCCCGGATGACGGTGAGGCCCGATCTCTGCACCCTGCATCACACCATCCATGGTGGCGCGGTGATGGCGCTTGCCGATTCCGTTGGCGCTGCGGCGACCGTGATCAACCTGCCCGAGGATGCCAAGGGCACGACGACGCTCGAGAGCAAGACCAACTTCATTGGCGGCGCCAAGGAGGGGGCTACCGTAATCGCGACCGCGACCCCGGTTCACCGCGGGCGCCGAACCCAGGTCTGGACCACCCGGCTCGAGACCGAGGACGGCAAGCTGGTCGCCGTGGTGACCCAGACGCAGCTGGTCCTGTAA
- a CDS encoding ArgE/DapE family deacylase, with product MDADTQQRILDAVDAGFEAQLATTRDFVAIPSTRGAEGPCQDMIGDLLRARGYEVDDWHINVDDLKDLRGFGPIEHDFSKARTVVGTYRPAAEAGRSLILQGHCDVVPAGPLELWDTPPFSPVIKDGKMFGRGACDMKSGTIGALYALDAIKAAGLKPTARIHFQSVIEEESTGVGALSTLQRGYRADACFIPEPTGGKMVRSQVGVIWFRLRVKGHPVHVAHAGSGANAIMAAYHLIQAVQKLEIEWNERAKADRHFKTLNHPINFNPGIIKGGDWASSVPAWCDVDCRIAVLPGWSIADHQKEILACIAAASRNHRFLANNPPEVEWSGFLSEGYELTDSAAPEAAFGKAFNKVYGGAVEDLVFTALTDTRFYGLNHGIPSLCFGASGGEMHGFNEFIDLESLKKATKAMALFIAEWCGVEKA from the coding sequence ATGGATGCCGACACGCAACAGAGGATTCTTGACGCCGTCGATGCCGGCTTCGAAGCCCAGCTTGCGACCACACGCGATTTCGTCGCGATCCCCTCGACGCGCGGGGCGGAGGGGCCGTGCCAGGACATGATCGGGGACCTCCTGCGGGCGCGCGGCTACGAGGTCGACGACTGGCACATCAATGTCGACGATTTGAAAGACCTCCGTGGCTTCGGGCCGATCGAGCACGATTTTTCCAAAGCACGCACGGTGGTCGGCACGTATCGTCCCGCCGCCGAGGCCGGCAGATCGCTGATCCTCCAGGGCCACTGCGATGTGGTGCCCGCGGGCCCGCTGGAACTGTGGGATACGCCGCCGTTCTCGCCCGTCATCAAGGACGGCAAGATGTTCGGCCGCGGCGCCTGCGACATGAAGTCGGGCACGATCGGCGCACTCTATGCGCTCGACGCGATCAAGGCGGCCGGCCTGAAGCCGACCGCGCGCATTCATTTCCAGTCTGTGATCGAGGAGGAAAGCACCGGCGTCGGCGCACTCTCGACGCTTCAGCGCGGCTATCGCGCCGACGCCTGCTTCATTCCCGAGCCGACCGGCGGCAAGATGGTGCGCTCGCAGGTCGGCGTGATCTGGTTTCGGCTGCGCGTGAAGGGCCATCCCGTGCACGTCGCGCATGCGGGCTCGGGCGCCAACGCGATCATGGCGGCGTATCACCTGATCCAGGCGGTGCAGAAGCTCGAGATCGAATGGAACGAGCGGGCCAAGGCCGACCGTCATTTCAAGACGCTCAATCATCCCATCAATTTCAACCCCGGCATCATCAAGGGTGGCGACTGGGCTTCGAGCGTCCCGGCCTGGTGCGACGTCGATTGCCGCATCGCCGTCCTGCCGGGCTGGTCGATCGCCGATCACCAGAAGGAAATCCTGGCATGCATCGCCGCAGCCTCGCGCAACCACCGCTTCCTCGCCAACAATCCGCCCGAGGTGGAATGGTCCGGCTTCCTGTCGGAAGGCTATGAGCTGACCGATTCCGCTGCGCCGGAAGCGGCCTTCGGCAAGGCCTTCAACAAGGTCTATGGCGGTGCGGTCGAGGATCTCGTCTTCACCGCGCTGACCGACACCCGCTTCTACGGCCTCAACCACGGCATCCCGAGCCTCTGCTTCGGCGCCAGCGGCGGCGAGATGCACGGCTTCAACGAATTTATCGATCTGGAGTCGCTGAAGAAGGCCACCAAGGCGATGGCGCTGTTCATCGCGGAGTGGTGCGGGGTGGAGAAGGCGTAA